aattccccagataagcctccacagctcaggaggcagagctgggaatcaaacccggttcctccagatcagagtgcacctgctcttaacctcccatgccactgctgctcccaggtaaaagatcgtgcccaggccagcctagatgtgtgtgggggggtgattttacacccctccacatgatggactctgtgctcgcgtgcccacagagagggctctgagtgccacctctggaacccgtgccataggttcgccaacgctggtttggagagaactatgactggtccaaggccacccagcaggcttcttgcaatggagtgggaaatcaaacccagttcggagccctccggggatcgggcggtataaaagccgaaataataaataaataaataaataaaatattggagATTACCATCTGGagaaacagtgtggtgtagtggttagacattcagactggaatctgggagaccccgGTTCCAGTTCTGATGCAGCCGATGgaggcttgctggatgacctcggaCCAGTCACTCATTCAACTTAACCTGCCCCCAAGGActcttgtgagaataaaacagaagggagaagacCACTGTAAACTGCGTTGGGTCCACACcaaggagaaaagcaaggtataaatgaagcgaGTCGAAATAGCTTTCCAGACGTTACCTCCCTTGTCTGCGTACCTTCCACTCATCTATTTGGTATGTAACCACAGCTCATCATATCACAACTGGCTTATGGATACACACAAACAGGGCTGGGCCTCTGTAATCATAGGCTTTTGACGTAGTTGCAGAGCCAACTATTAGTTAGTTGTGCAAGAACCCAACTGGAAAAAGTAGTTCCAGAGACAACTTCATCGTTACGTATTTTCAagtgtttttccactttgctaCGGAAGGATGAGTCAAGAAAGAAGCCATCTTAAAGGAAATTTCCAGTTGATTCCAGTTAAGCTCACTGTTCTCTGATTCTCTGCGCATGTCAGCCACACATACCTCACACACACAGTGGCAGTTATTTCTCAAGGTCATCTACTCAGACCTGTTACTTAGCTCACACAGTTCAGTTGTGAATCTGGTATGTGAGGGAGAACTCACTTTCACCCTGGAAAGTTCCATGAATACCGCCCAGTGATTGGTTGAAGAGATCAGGAGGTTATaaccagcatttaaaaaatagagagagagaagagtccTTTACCCTCTCTTCTTTGCTGCCAAGAAGATACTTATATTATCCTCTGGAATTCTTAGCTTTAAGAACCAACTATGCGGTGTTAGTACTCCAGTAAGCTAGTTGGTTAGTTTTGTTATTCTGTGTATTTCACTGCCACTGAACTGTCATGCCTAGAGACATCCTCACcgttttctttatttaagcctcagttgtacctttagatagaatgggcttaattgtttttgtacagtattctgagggagggaaccttagttagaccctgtccgaagaagaagaagaagaagaagaagaagaagaagaagaagaagaagaagaagaagaagaagaagaagaagaagaagaagaagaagaagagttggatttatatcccccctttctctcctgtaaggacactcaaaggggcttacaaactcctttcccttcccccctcacaacgaacagcctgcgaggtaggtggggctgagagaactcagaagagctgAGACTAgcacaagttcacccagctgcacaggctaatctgaattccccagataagcctccacaggtcaggtggcagagtggggaatcaaacccggttcctccagattagagtacacctgctcttaaccactatgccactgctgctccttggcccAGTGTCCAGCTGAGCCTGTGTCCAGCACcacccaggaaggaaggaaggaaggaaggaaggaaggaaggaaggaaggaaggaaggaaggaaggaaggaaggaaggaaggaaggaaggaaggaaggaaggaaggaaggaaggatgcagCAACAATACAGATTTTGCAATGCATAGAGCTCTCTGTATTATTCATGCTCTCACAAACGCCTCTCACCTTAACTATGGGTCAAAACAGGTGTCGATTTGTAGTTTATGCTGTACATATAACTGCTTGACAAGGCCAGCCGTCTGCCACGTATTTGCATGAGATATCAAGGTGATAAAATTTGACTAATTGACAAGATGGTCCAGATTTGCCTTGTTCAAATACTTATGTATATGCTGCATTATGAATGCAGACacaccctgttcacatgttacagtgaccATATGAATGTATTTTTGTTGAGCATGAGCTAATGCACAACTGAAACCAGGGACGAGGACCTGGATAAATGTGGCGTTTAAATCACACATTAAGCTCTACATGTGCTGAGTGCAAACTGAGACGCGTGTATTTTAAAGGAACACACAGATTTCATGCGCAGTCACTAAGCTTGTGAGCAGGGCTGGAAATAATGTTTTAAGAACAGCGGCGGCTAGTTTACAAGTATCTTGCCACACTCAATGTAAACGTTTTAATCCAGGACAGTGTTTCAGGTTTGTTACATGAGACACTGTATTACAAAGTGTGATGTCATCAAGACTTTTTGCTCCCTTCTGTAATCCCTGGAGTAagtttgcagttttaaaaacagtttctttTCTATTATGAATAAGGTGATGAATGGACGAAACAGGTAAACACACAGGCTCAGTTGTTATTTTGACAGAGCTCATGTTTGATTCGCTGCCTCTCTGTCATTTCTGTCGCACAGTTCAGCGGCCACTAGTTGCTGAGGGACCTCTAGCAAACTTTTTTTGGTTCACAGCGGGTTCGTGCTCAGTTACTTCGGAAACGGCTCTCTGTATTCAACACTCTGCCCCTCCCGCCTTTTTTTTCCTCACACACAAATTATATCTGTTCTGTCTCCAGCAGCagctgcgtaggaggttaagagctcgtgtatctaatctggaggaaccgagtttgattcccagctctgtcgcctgagctgtggaggcttatctggggaattcagattagcctgtacactcccacacacgccagctgggtgaccttgggctagtcacagcttctcggagctctctcagccccacctacctcacagggtgtttgttgtgagggggggaagggcaaggagattgtaagcccctttgagtctcctgcaggagagaaaggggggatataaatccaaactccaaaacACCACGGTCTGGTACACTTGTACGCTGAGATGACCATTATGAGTACCTGAGCTTTATATGCAAACAACTGTAGATAGCAGTAGAACGGGAGTGAACACTTGGGGCCCATATGTGCTCAAGAAGGGTGGCTTGCCATTTAATAGTGAAAACAAAACCACAATGCTATGTCCACAaactgtgtgtgggtgtgttgcCTCTGTCCCCATGTTCAGGGACATTTCCTAAATGGGGGTGGAACTTATACAGTACACCTcgacagccagcgtggtggtgtggttaagagcaggtgcactctaaactggagaactggagaatttatctggtgaactagattagcttgtgcactcccacacatgccagctgggtgatcttgggctagtcacagttctttagagctctctcagccccacctacctcacagggtgtttgttgtgaggggggaagggcaaggaggttgtaagcccctttgagtctcctgcaggagagaaaggggggatataaatccaaactcttcttcttcttcttcttcttctccaagggACTGCTATTTCCTTATTTTCCTTGACCTCTTCTCCTCATATGCAGACATGAGTTGCAAACAATGCACTGCAACCTCAGAATTGCCCAAGCCCACCCACTCTGGCTGATTCTTTTCTGCTCTGGTTCAATCTTGTACCAGGCAGCGTTGTCTCACCCACACAACCCAGGGCAGGCCCCCCAGGGGAACCTCTCCGGACTTGGTGCATAACTAACTGGGGGAAAACTGACCAGACTACTTTCAATTCCTAAAAAAatgaggttgggaaattcccccATCAAGGCCACGTGACTTCTGAAAGGCAAACCAGGAAGAGCAATAACACCTAGGTGTGGCTTCAGGCACAGACAGAAAAGCAGCCTTCGAAGGCGAAGGAGACAGAGAGGTTTCAGCGAATGGCCCTTCCACTTGTTCAAAGGAAGCAAAGCAGACTTTGCTTGTGCATTGAATGAAGCCAGTCTAGATTTTATGACTGAAATAAACAAAGCCTGGCCTTAACCAACAGCCTCCCTTCCTGGCCTGACCAAGCGGCTGAACAAACGCCAGCTCCTCGCTAGCAAGGTTGGAAACGATGGAGGTGAGAACCTGGATAGAGCCCGTGGTTGCTGCGGCCCAGCTTGCTAGTTCTTTCTACGACACCGGGCTGTTGCTGGTCGCGAAGAACTACTACAACCACACTGCCGCTGCCTCTGAAACCAACAGCGAAAACGCCCAACAGAAAGCCATCTCCAACTTCTACATCATCTACAACCTCCTCCAAGGCCTGACCCCGCTGCTGTCGGCTTACGCTCTGGCTCGGCTGGGCGATGAGAAGAACAGGAAGATCTCCATTTGCGTGCCCCTCCTTGGCTATTTACTCTCCCGGACCCTTCTGCTCCTGGTGATCCTGGTGCCGTGGCCGATCGAAGTGATGTTCGGGGCCACCGTCTTGCATGGTCTGAGCGGAGGGTTCACCACCTACTGGGCCAGCGTCATGGCTGTGGGATCTCAGCACTCCTCAGAGAGCAGGAGATCGCTGCGTCTCATCATTATTGAGCTCATCTATGGCTTAGCTGGCTTCCTGGGGAGCGTAGCATCTGGGCACCTCTTTGTCACTTTCCACCTTGGGTACCAGCAGGGCACAGTGCTGGTTTCTTCCAGCATTGCCTTATATGCTTTTTGTCTTTTCTACAGTCTATTTGTCCTGAAAGTCCCCAAGCCCGCTGGTTCTTGCCCACCTGCTTCCAGGGACATCGACCACCCCAACAGCAAGCTGGCTGATGACGAAGGAGATTTGGCCTTCCAAAAAACTGAGCATCAGCACACTCTGGTACCTTCCAAGCTCATCGTCGCCATGCTGTTTGTAGGGGCCATCATGTACGACTTAGCGGTGGCCGGAGCCATCGATGTGTTGCCGCTCTTTTTGCTCAAAGAGCCCCTCAGCTGGGGACCAGAATATATTGGCTATTCCTATGCTGCTGGCTACGTGATCTTTATCACCAGCTTCCTGGGCGTCTTTGTGTTCTCCAAGTTTTTAAGGGACACCTCAATGATCATGATCGGGATCGTGTCCTTtgctgctggcatcttcatcatGGCCTTCGTGCGGTGGACGTACCTGTTTTACATTGGTAAGTCAGAGCTCTCGTCCTCCTCTCACTCCATAAGCGTTTGTTTATAGCCTGCCTGTCCTGATCTTCCATTGGAAAACTGAGGACGTCTTACGATGGgttcaggggtgggatccaaaaattttagtaacaggttccctcgccagccacccccccccctcagcaaagggggcagaggcatacctaggcaaacctgacccctgggcaaaccctgagttggatgccccccccaatgggcagcaaccccaccacaacccaaaaaattttttttgcaccaggtcatttctaaatcatcatcacattatagaaaatgccccaactcacaaatctgaacacagcaatggtgaaacacacaggttctttgatagaggctggtgagataaaaggcacgaaaggctgagaatccatgaattgcagtacctggaagggattaacccagtccagggagttacattattagtcgcaattgctatacggaaccttcgtgttcaaaggcagtatgcctcttggggaggcaagggcatggcgatggaaaagtggacccaattagtaaccccctctcggcacacacaaataattagtaacccactctcgggaactggtgagaacctgtgggttcccacctctggatgggttCCTGAGCATTTGGGGTGCTTAGCTTCACAAGCCCTCTAAAACCAGGGACATGCATCCTCTCGTCAAGATGACATAAAGCAAGCTAAGATTCTGCCCTGACGTGGATAGCTAAGGATAGCCCGATCCCGTCAGacctcagaaggtaagcagggtcagccatgattAGTATTTGAAATtgcagggtcattatgcagaggcagttaatgacaaaccacctctggacatctctcaaAGAGCGTGCTCCACTCAATTCTTTGCCTTTCGAGCCAAACCCGTTTCCTTCCAGTCACACCAAACTGTGCGCCTACTCAGCCATTCTCTGCTACACCAGGAAAAGACTATTAATAACCTTTCCAAAAGTGGTGCTTAATACCTAAAGGAACTTTCTTTTTATACCTATGCTTACTTAACCTGCATTGATCCCATTTTATTGCTCAACTGTTTGACTGCAATCAATGGACTATTGTTCCCTGAATAGAAAGGTGTCTCAGTTAGGGGTAATTTAGCAGCAGTAGGCAAGTTTGCAAAAATTGCAGATGGCAAATGACAGTGTAATTTCATTTACAAAGAAtgtttctgtttaaaaatgcagcatcAGGGATGAAACTACTCAGCTTAAAAAACAAGCAGCACTTTGATCCAAGACGTTGTCAaatgccagcagtggcatagtggttaagagcaggtgtactctaatctggaggaactgggtttgaatccccgctctgccgcttgagctgtggaggcttatctggggaattcagattagcctgtgcactcccacacacgccagctgggtgaccttgggctagtcacagttctcctgagctctctcagcccttcctacCTTCCCTcggggtgtttcttgtgaggggggaagggcaaggagattgtaagcccctttgagtctcctgcaggagagaaagggggttataaatccaactcttcttcttcttcacacatgCAAAGGGATTCTAGCTACAGGTTGGGGAATACCTGAATAttgggggggatggaggggggattgtgggggggatggagcctggggagggtgggtttgaggaggggaggagcttcagcagggaataatgccacagagtccaccttccacagcagccatcttCTGCAGGTGACTTGATCTCTGTtacctgcagatcagttgtaattccaggagatctccagccaacacctggaagttggcaactctacatggGCATCATTTGACACCTTTTCAACATAAGGGATAGTTAGCATGTAACAAACAACCATTACAGAGAATCCACCATGCGCAAGGCCACCATCTCATCAGAGGCGACCCTAAATATGTGTTTTTAATGGGTGTCCATCAAGGAATTCTTTatattatttgcttcatttatactttgCCATTGTTGgcaatccaaagtggcttacctcACTCTCCTctcattcattttatcctcatgggAACCCTCTGACAGTGTGATTGACACAAAGTCCCCCAGCAAACTCACATGATAGAATAGGGATTTTCCTGTAGGACTGATGGATAGCATGTATTGGGTGAGGACAAAGacccctaacctggatagtccaggctagccttatcttatcagacctcagaagctaagcagggtcaatactagcaagtatttggatgagagctctccaaggaataccaggtcatgtcagaggagggcaatggtagaccacctctgaatgtatctggCCTTGAAACCCCCACTAGTGGTTGCTGGTACATCTGGCCAGTTGCACATCACGCTGGTCCTCAAGGAACAGCACCTGCCCTGGCACTGAGGTCACGGGGAGGCTCTCATTGTGGCACCCACCCCTGCCAAAATacaggggcaggggcacatggtAAGAAGATCTGAGCAAGCCCTCCAAAGTTCAAGGTCCAGAGATAAGAAGCAAGGCAAGCTCAGGGGGCCAAGAGTCAAAGAAAGTTGTCCAAAGTAGGGGtgagcacaatcttttttttgttaaatttcaAGATCAGGTTTTAAAAACTCAGAATTTTTCGGTAAAGCCAAAAAAGCTGATACCCATTGGCTTTACAGTTTtaccctttttttggtttttaaaaacccaaacctgaaatttactggTTTTCCCTGCCACggcttctcaagtccacatggAGAAACCATGGCTGGGAGAGCCCAACTGGgagttctcttcctcctctgccacTTCTCAGGTCCATGAGAACTTGTGAAGCAGTGGTGATGGGGAGAACTGAATGCTCAA
The DNA window shown above is from Sphaerodactylus townsendi isolate TG3544 linkage group LG07, MPM_Stown_v2.3, whole genome shotgun sequence and carries:
- the SLC46A2 gene encoding thymic stromal cotransporter homolog; protein product: MEVRTWIEPVVAAAQLASSFYDTGLLLVAKNYYNHTAAASETNSENAQQKAISNFYIIYNLLQGLTPLLSAYALARLGDEKNRKISICVPLLGYLLSRTLLLLVILVPWPIEVMFGATVLHGLSGGFTTYWASVMAVGSQHSSESRRSLRLIIIELIYGLAGFLGSVASGHLFVTFHLGYQQGTVLVSSSIALYAFCLFYSLFVLKVPKPAGSCPPASRDIDHPNSKLADDEGDLAFQKTEHQHTLVPSKLIVAMLFVGAIMYDLAVAGAIDVLPLFLLKEPLSWGPEYIGYSYAAGYVIFITSFLGVFVFSKFLRDTSMIMIGIVSFAAGIFIMAFVRWTYLFYIARGVMLFALIPLPTIRSALSKHVEGSSYGKVFVLLQLALVVTGVVTSTVFNKIYQSTLDWFGGFSFLLSSGISCLSLIPISIIAYKQRTSSGSLEILTD